Genomic DNA from Pseudorasbora parva isolate DD20220531a chromosome 17, ASM2467924v1, whole genome shotgun sequence:
cgtgtgcaagctatacaacaaggagttagcgtatcaccgcagcacatcgagcctcaaatatcacaaatatgcttttggttaacttaatggcaaacattgcactggtctgctggactgaaataaataaacaatattttgttgattaagcttatgttttcagtcattattcaatggtatactaaaaatacatgtgaaaaattacttctcattgttctcaggtcaaatatttatatgcgattaaaatgcgattaatttcgattaattaattacaaagcctctaattaattagattaatttttttaatcgagtcccggccctaatatatatatatatatatatatatatatatatatatatatatatatatatatatatatatatatatatatatatatatatatatatatatatctgtgtgtgtgtgtgtttgtgtgtgtgtgtgtttgtttgtgtgtgtgtgtgtttgtttgtgtgtgtgttttggcttGTTAAATACACACAATATTCCCATGTTATACTGTGTTATGTTTAATACAGTATCTCTTTAATTTAAACCATGAACACATGCTGTCTACTCTAGTGGACATCTGAAAATCTTTTGAGAGAAATttgtaacccccccccccccccccccaaaaaaaaaataaacttttcaaATATTGGTTTTCATGCCCTAAGTGCAATAAAAACACAGAGAAAAATTGTGACTGAGGTTATCATAATTCATGCATGAAAGGTTGAAGTAGctaaataatgttaatatattaaaataagcttttgaCGCTGACCAGTACTGACAGTCCATTTGTTTTATTAGAACATTATGCATGTGTATCCACTTTTGAACAGTTATAGAAAGAAACCCATAAACATTGAGAGGTGTTAGATATAAGCAATCAAAAGCTCAATAAATGGCTTATCTGATTATTTTTCTATTACAATCACATGTATACTTAGATTACAaatcaatataaaatatatcgATTGTAAAGAAATACATGCACAAATATATGTAACATCCAGATGTTAATCAGAAACATCTAGAATATCTTGCAAAGGAAAGGAAGCTGGCGATTTTAGATTGACTGGAGTGTCAGCGATAAAAGAGAAGCACGGCTGCTTCAGTTATCTCTTTGGAAGCACTCCATCCGGCATTAGTACCATAGCCATCCCAGTCGAAACTCGCAAAGTCCCCACACTGTCTAGGGAACCCCTCAGGAAAGTGTCCACCTCCACCAATACAGAACTGCAAGAAATATGAGTAGATTACTAACAACAAAATATACATATGCTCTTCTTCAAATGACATTGGTGCACTTGATTTATTTCCATTGTAATGTATTAGTAtcaacacatttattatttatacacaCTGTAATATGAATTATTGTCTGGGGTGATTAACAGCATGTCACAAAATGCTGCCCATAGACAATAATTGAATTAATCCAGAATATTATTTTAACTCACATGTTCAGTGTGACAGTTGGTTGGTTTGACACCAGAACAAAGAGCCATGGCTGCCCTTTCAGTATTGAAGACTCTGAATGAGATGAATCCAGGTATAAAATTTGCTGTGGAAAATGCACAGAACATATCATTGATGAAAATCTATCATGCACACATGACATTGCTCCTTCCAAGTGAGTTGATctcaatgatgatgatgataccTTGTCAATTGTACACCATCACAAATTTTCTGACTGTTTATTGATGTAGCcacattcattaaaatatttgggggaaaaatggcTTGTTAAATTACGAAAAAAAGCCTTACTTCTTGAACTGGGACCGTACAGATTTTTGTTGTATTCCGCATTTCCGATATCATACACTATTGGAATAGAAGGCCCATTATCAGTGAGGCATGCCCCTATTCCAAACCTCACAGGGAATTTCTGGGAAAAttgaaagggaaaaaaatatgtttttgttatttcattaaacaaatattttcatGAATGTTATTGAAAACATTCAAAATTGTTGGAGTTTATCTGACTTTGAATAAATTGTAAAGGTTTCCTCCATGGAGAGTTAAGAAGTGATTCTCAGTGTGGTATCGCAGGAGGGAGGCAGGAGACCAGTGGTCCAACTCCATATTATTAGCAACATGCCACACAGACACATCTTTTGCCACAATGTCAAAGTATCCAGGATTCTGTGGCAGAAAGGAAACAGACTGTCATTTCATATTGTagataaacatattttaatCATTACTCTAGTGTCATAGTGTCCTTTCTGTTCCTTCTATTTAACTATAGCTGGAAAACCATAATTGTAATTAAAAAGAATACCTTATAATCATCACTTGTAGAGGCTTCTGCAGTTCCAAATGTGACTGTGTTTGCCCATGCTCCGTCACCATCAGGCCAGTTTGGGCTACTGCCCTGCTGACTAGACCAGCGATCACCTACAGTACATTTTCCATACATGTTGTTTTCATGAACACTGGCAACCAGCGTCCAGCCTCCACCAGCAGTGGTCATATCACAGAATGTCTGGTAAAGGACCCCTCTTGATGAGTTCAGATAGTATAGGCCATCTGTTTGGACAGAAGCACTCCTGAGTCACTTAAATACAGTTGTTGCTTaagataaaatatattatttaaatgacgTACCATCATAAACCCGATACTTCTCACGGAGTTCTTTGCAGCTTCGAGCGGTATATTTAATTCTGT
This window encodes:
- the LOC137044819 gene encoding intelectin-like isoform X1 is translated as MFNCNCEDFFSFCLQTMFAKKFLGILFSLALNLWICETASVIIVDQHEAPQINTIPQDRIKYTARSCKELREKYRVYDDGLYYLNSSRGVLYQTFCDMTTAGGGWTLVASVHENNMYGKCTVGDRWSSQQGSSPNWPDGDGAWANTVTFGTAEASTSDDYKNPGYFDIVAKDVSVWHVANNMELDHWSPASLLRYHTENHFLTLHGGNLYNLFKKFPVRFGIGACLTDNGPSIPIVYDIGNAEYNKNLYGPSSRTNFIPGFISFRVFNTERAAMALCSGVKPTNCHTEHFCIGGGGHFPEGFPRQCGDFASFDWDGYGTNAGWSASKEITEAAVLLFYR
- the LOC137044819 gene encoding intelectin-like isoform X2, whose translation is MFAKKFLGILFSLALNLWICETASVIIVDQHEAPQINTIPQDRIKYTARSCKELREKYRVYDDGLYYLNSSRGVLYQTFCDMTTAGGGWTLVASVHENNMYGKCTVGDRWSSQQGSSPNWPDGDGAWANTVTFGTAEASTSDDYKNPGYFDIVAKDVSVWHVANNMELDHWSPASLLRYHTENHFLTLHGGNLYNLFKKFPVRFGIGACLTDNGPSIPIVYDIGNAEYNKNLYGPSSRTNFIPGFISFRVFNTERAAMALCSGVKPTNCHTEHFCIGGGGHFPEGFPRQCGDFASFDWDGYGTNAGWSASKEITEAAVLLFYR